The genomic stretch ATCTCTGTTCCAGACTTTGGTTCTCCATGGTACTTCTGTTTTCCAGAGTTTATATGCAGCACTCATTTCTCCATTTAATGCAATATCCATAATCATACTCATCATCATCACAAAATGTCTTACATATTCCTTTCACTTTTTGGCATCTCTCAAATCTGTACTTTGGTGTGAAGTCACTTCTGGCTGCAATCAAGAAAGACATCTAATGTCATCAGTGCAATTATTCATTTGGG from Equus przewalskii isolate Varuska chromosome 19, EquPr2, whole genome shotgun sequence encodes the following:
- the LOC139077406 gene encoding beta-defensin 110-like; this encodes MATQSTVANTRSDFTPKYRFERCQKVKGICKTFCDDDEYDYGYCIKWRNECCI